The Carnobacterium divergens nucleotide sequence TTCTTGACTTAGTTGAAAAAGAATCAATTGATTTTCTGGTTTCATTTCATTTAAAATATCGTGAATCATCAACATAATATTAGTTGGATGTTGATCAATCAACGTTAAAATCATTTTTTTTAATGTCAACTCAGGTTCTATATCTCCAGCTATTATCGCGTTTAATTCAACTGTTACTTTTTGAGTGACTTCTCGAATCACTTCAATATATAACGTTTCTTTATCTTTAAAATGGTGGTACAGTGCTGGTTGAGTGATTTGACTGAATTCCGCAATTTCTCTTGTTGACGTTGACCGATACCCTTTTAGCATAAATAATTGTTGTGCATGAGCTAGAATCGTTTTTCTAGTTTTCTGCATCTCTTCTTTTCTAGTTAACTTTTCCATCTCTACACCTTCCATTCATCCCCTTCATTGTAGCATAATTTTAAAGAAGAAAGGATCTTTCAATTCATCTAATAAAAAAACTAAAGTAGAAAACTACTTTAGTTTTTTCTATGAAGGCAATACTTTGCTTAAATAATATTTACATTCCCCTTCTATTGGGTGATTTTCTACTGTACCGAAAATCTGATACCCATTTTTTTGATAAAATTTAGGCGCTTGCCAGCTCATGGTTTCTAAAATAACTACCCTCGCACCGAATTGCTGGGCGTACTCTTCAATGTGATGCAATAATTTTTGACCGACACCTTGTTTTTGCATGGTTTGATCGATTCCAAGCAAACTGACATGAAGATGATTCCAAACAATTTCTCCTACAACGGCGCCTAATACCGCTCCATTATCATCATAAGCTGTAAAGGCAATTTCTTTTTTTTCGTAAGCCGGAATCGGTTTTCCAACTGCTACAATATGCTTTTCTAGTAAATCCGAAACTAATTGATCTGTTGACGCATAGTTGCTCTCTTTTATTTCCACGTTGTACTCCTTTAAAATTCTTAGATTTTTCGTTTATAATGTGCATAACGATGGCCTTCTTGGTCAGTGGTTTCTTTAATGAAAGTAAAATCTTGGGCTTCATAAAATAATGTAGCCAGTTCATTTTTATGAATAAAAGAAACCCACTGTTCTTTAGCTCCTTGCGCTTGGTGAACTTTAGTAATTTCAGCTAATATTTTAGTTCCAATGCCATTTCTCTTTCGAGTTGGCTTCAAATACAAAGCTAACACTTCAGCTTTTCCCTCTTCATTATAGCCCCCAGCACCGGCACCAATAATTTCGCCATCCTCATCTGCCACAATCCAACCATTCCAAGAATCATCAAGGTTACGAATCTCATCTTGAATGCGGGTATTATTGTAGTACGTTACAATTTTTTCTTCCATATCTGAAGCAGGCAATAAATCTTGATACGTGACACGATTTCCCTCTATACACACTTGAATGATTCCATCTACATCTTTTAACGTTGCTGGTCGAATAATAATCATAACGTTTCCTCCTATCGTTAATAGTCAATAGAGATTAAATCGTTAAACATTTTCTTACTTCCAGTTTACCTTGCTTAAAGAATAATTGCACCTAATGTGTTTTTAAAATGTCTCAATGCCCAACGATGCCCCTCAGAATCAAAACTAGCAACCGCTTTTTCATGAACGACAATTTGATAGCCTAAATTATAAGCATCTACAGCTGTATGGAGCACACAAATATCTGTACAAACACCCGTTAAATGAAGCTCCTTAATGTTACGCTCTCTTAAACGGATATCTAGATCTGTACCACTAAAGGCTGAATAGTGCCGCTTATCTATCCAATGAACCGTTGATTTATCTTGATTTCCTTCATAGACATCTGCTAATTTCCCATAAAGTTTTCGGCCGTTAGAGCCCATTAAATTATGGGGTGGAAACAGTTTATTTTCAGGATGATACGTATCTTTTTCATCGTGTCCGTCAATTAAAAAGACAACATATTCATCAGCTGAAATAAAATCTCGCGTAACATCAACTATATGATTTTCAATTTCCTGTCCTGCTTCTCCTGTAGTAAGGGTACCGTCTGTGGCAACAAAATCATTCGTGTAATCAATGGATAAAAGAGCTCTCATCTTAATTCCTCCTTATACTAAATCATGAATAAGTTCCATCACCATCAAAGCAGATTTTTTCCCTGCTTCAATAATAAACTCATCAAACGTGACACCAGCTTCTTCATCGGCCGTATCTGACATGGCACGCACAATCACAAATGGAACGTCAAATTGATGACAGACTTGTGCAATTGCTGCGCCTTCCATTTCAGCGGCTAACACATCTGGAAAGTTCTTCATAATTTTTGTAGTTGCTTCTTTTCCAGCAATAAAGGAATCACTCGTTACAATTAGCCCTTTAACTGGCGTTAAGCTAGCTTTTTTAGCTGCTTCCATTACTTTCTCAACGATTCCTGTGTCTGCAACATAACGAGCAGGCATTTGTGGAACCTGACCAATTACATACCCAAAAACGGTCGCATCCACATCATGATAGGCCATTTCTGAAGAAACGACGACGTCGCCAATTTTCAACCCTTGTCCAATGCCGCCAGCAGATCCAGTATTGATGACCAAATCAATATCCTGTTTTGCTAACAGTAACGTAGTCGTAATGGCTGCATTTACTTTTCCAATTCCAGAACGTACTAAAACAACTTCAATACCATCAAGAGTCCCTTCAATAAAGTCAGCTTTTGCTTCAGTCCATTCCTTTGTATCAGTCATTTTGCTCTTTAATAGGATAACTTCTTCTTCCATTGCACCAATAATTCCAATTTTCATCTATAAAACTCCTTTTGTCTTTTTTAAACTAGAAATACAATTGCTAAAACAATCGCTAATAAAACTGCCACAATTAAAATAGCTTTCGTTAAAAAACGCCCTGTTTCACGACTTTTTTCATTTTCGATTACTCGGCTTTTTGTTACTTGACCTTCTTTTTCTAATTGCTTTTGATACTCTTTTTCAACCTTGAGGCGTTCTTTGTCACGTTTTTTCCGATCTTTTTCTTCTTGTTCTTTTAATTTTTTTAATTCCGTTCGAGTCATTTCTGGTTTAGACATATAGCGATTCACTCACTTTCATTCTTGCATTTAATAATGCCTATCAATTAGCCTAACTAATTATAAACTTATTTACTTGTTTTTTCTTTAACTTTTAAAACCCGCTATCCTCTTATTATGACCTATCATACCGTGCTAAAGGATAATTTTCAATTAGTATTCATCCTTTTCTTATTATTTTGCTTCTCTTTATTCTAAAAGACTTAGATGGAAATACTTCTTTAGTCGCATAGGATAAGTAGCTAGATTTGTGCTAAAATAGAACTACATCATCTGATGAAAAAAACGGAAATTTTAATAAATACAACTAATGGAGTTGAGACATATGAAAAAATTACTCAAAAATATTTCAGATATTTTATCTTACACAATTGGCAGTATTTCTTGCCTACTAATTTTTATCCTGCTACTTTTTTTCTTTAAAGTAGGCCTATTTCTTTCCATTCTATGGACAGTCTTAATCGGAGGTGTATTTTTGTTTTTCAAACGTAAAAATAAAAACGGAACGAGCTTGCAAAAGGCAACAGATGAAAAATTACAACGCTTAACTTCTGAAAAAGAAGACTTTTATTTGCAACAAGGGCTCTCTAAAGAAGAAATAATTTTCTTTAGAGAAACAATGAATACAGCTAAAAATCAAATTGTTCTATTGGAAAAAAATTTCATTCAAGTTTCAAAATTAAAAGCAATTGAAACTCGCAATGATACGATTCAATTAACAAAATCACTTTTTAAAGAAATTGCGGAAGAACCAAGACGTTTACATGAAGTGGATCAATTTTTATATGTTCACTTACCTTCCCTAGTTGAGTTAACAAGCAAATATATTGAAATCAACCAACATAAAGTTAAAAATAAAGCAACATTTGATGTCCTTGATAAAAGTGCGACCACAATTGACCAAATGTGTCAGTTGATTGCAACAGACTACGAACACTTTATGTCTAATGATTTAGAAGACATGGACATCGAGTTGGAACTTGCAAAACAAACCCTTGCAAGAGATAATGAAGCAACAAATGTAACAGAAAACGAAGATTCAAATGAATCCTTAAAGGAGCGACTATAATATGACTGAATTAAATGATACTATTCAACCGCAAGAACCCACAATCAAAGAAGTAAACAATGAATTAGATGAGTTATTAGCAAATCCCTTTTCAGATGCAACGGCTGCGCCAAGCGTTCAAGTTGATCCTTTACAAGCAGTTGGTGCGGATGCACCTGCTCCACGAATGATTGATCGTTTGCCAAAAGAACGTCAAGTCCAAGCAAAAGCATTAGCTGAACAAATTGATGTTGCCAATGCCCAAGCTATTATGAGCTATGGTGCGGCTGCGCAACAAAAATTAGGTGAATTTTCTCATACAATGTTAAATCATGTCCAAAATCAGGACACTGGTGAGATTGGAGAGTCTTTAAATGACTTAATGTACCGCTTAAATGAAGCCAATCCAGATGAGTTACGAGCAGAAGATAACAATGTTTTCAAAAAAATATTTGGTAAAGTTCGTAAATCCATTTATGAGATGACTTCTAAATATCAAAAAATCGGTGCGCAAATTGATAAGATTGCCATTAAACTAGATCGAGAAAAAAATGGCTTATTAAATGACAACATGATGTTAGAGCAGCTCTACCAAAAAAACAAAGATTACTTTGATGCGCTAAATATCTATATCGCGGCAGGGGAAGTTAAAATGGAAGAGTTGCAACTGACGTTAATTCCAGAAGCCATAAAGCAAGCCGAGCAGTCGAATGATCAAATGGATGTTCAAGTTGTCAATGACTTAAACCAATTTTTAGATCGCCTTGAAAAACGCACTCATGACTTACGACTGGCTCGCCAAATGACCATTCAACAAGCTCCGCAAATTCGTTTGATTCAAAATACAAACCAAGCTTTGGCTGAAAAAATTCAATCTTCCATTAACACAGCGATTCCCCTTTGGAAAAATCAGATTGCAATTGCACTAACCCTTCTTCGTCAAAAAGATGCGGTCACTGCTCAACGACAAGTTTCTGAAACAACGAATGACCTATTGAAGAAAAATTCTGCTATGTTGAAAATTTCTGCCATTGAAACTGCTAAAGAAAATGAACGTGGCGTAATTGATATCGAAACCTTACAACAAACACAAGATGACTTAGTTGAAACCCTACAAGAAACATTAAAAATTCAACAAGAAGGTCGTGTGAAGCGTAAAGAAGCTGAAAAAGAATTAGCTGTCATGGAAACTGATCTACGGGATAAATTACTCGCTTTAACTTCAGATGATAATCAAGCTAATCAATATTTGAAATAACGTTTAAACAAGTAGAGAACACGTTTTTTGCTTTCTCTGCTTGTTTTTTTGTTATTTAATTATACTTGTCATATCATCACTTTTCAGTCCTACAAGCATATCCTTTGATTTGTGAACAAATTATGTCTATACTATTAATGTAATCTTAAATGATTAATAGAATTAAGTGATTGGAGGAATGTACAATGTTAGGATTTATTTGGTCAATTATCGTAGGTGGTATTTTAGGAGCTATCGGTGGGATGATTCTTGGTAAAGACGTACCAGGTGGCGTGATTGGGAACATTATCGTAGGATTTTTAGGATCTTGGGTAGGCTCATCATTATTTGGTAGTTGGGGACCTTCGATTGGCGGTTTTGCAATTTTACCAGCTTTGATTGGTGCAGTTATTTTGATTTTCATCTACTCTTTAATTGTTGGCAATCGTAATAAATAAATACAAATAAACCCTCTTGTAGGGTTTATTTTTTTTATTTAACAAAAACACTTGCTATGTAATGCATTACATCCTTTATACTGATTATGAAAGCGATCACAAAAATCATCATTGGAGGAATACTTATGCAATTCATTATTGAAGATTCGTATGAACAAATGAGTGAAACAGCTACTCACTTATTATTCGGAAAAATGGTAAATGACCGTCGTGTCAATCTTTCAATCACAGCTGGAAATAGTCCTAAAAAAATTTATGAAATCTTAGCTCCCCTCGTTAAAAATAAAAACTACCTCTCTAATGTACATTATTATAGTTTTGATGAAGTTCCATTAAAAAATGAACCGGTTGGTATGACGGAAGGATTATTAAGAGAGCAATTTTTTACACCTGCTGGAATTCCAGAATCAAATACCCACTTTGTCTCTCCTGACAACTATCAAAGCTATGACGAGGAGATAGAAGCGGTTGGTGGATTAGATGCCATGTTGATTGGCATTGGCACTGACGGTCATTTTTGTGGCAATATGCCTGGTTCTACAAAATTTGAAAACTTCACCTACCAAGTAACCGTATCACCAGAATATCCATGGTACACCAGTTTGGTCAATGACTTAGGCGAAAAAGCTCCTACCTCATTTGTCACGATGGGTCCAGCAAGTATTATGCGCGTGAAGCATCTTATTTTAATTGCAAATGGCAAACACAAGGCCGCGATAATCAAAAAAGCGTTAGAAGGTCCTGTAGACCCTGCCATTCCATCATCAATTTTAAAATTGCACCCAAATCTCACCGTTATTTTAGATCAGGATGCCGCTAGTCTTTTACGCTAAATCAAAAAAACAAGCTCTTCTATTCGAATGAGCTTGTTTTTTTGATGCTTATTTGATGTATGTTGAAATAAAATCATGAACTTCTTTTTCATAGCCTTTTTTATCTTTCACATAAGCTTCTGCGTGTCCTGCACCTTTAACAATGTAAAGCTCTTTTGGTGCTGTGGTGGCTTCATAATTTTTGTAAACCATCTCCGTAGGAACAAACAAATCTTTATCTCCGTGAATAAAAAGCATTGGCGTTTTATTCTTTTTCAGTTGATCTACTGCACTTGCTTCTCCAAAAGAATAGCCCGCTTTAAATTTGGTTACAACGCTTGTTACAGGGATCAACGGGAAGCTTGGTAAACGATACATATCTTTCAATTGGTACGCTAATTCATCTGTCACTGAGCTGTAGCCACAATCCTCCACAATGACTTTTACATTAGAGGGCAATTCTTCCCCACTTGTCATCATTACCGTCGCGCCACCCATACTCACTCCAAAAAGAGCCAACTCCGTATCTTTTCCTGTTTGATCAATCATTAAATCAATCCATTTTAAATAATCTTTTCGTTCATGCCAACCAAAACCGATATAAGACCCTTCACTTTTTCCGTGTCCTCTAGCATCTGGCGCTAAAATATTATAGCCCCAATCATGAAAAAGTTTTGCATAAGGACTCATTTGTTCATAATTCCCACTATACCCATGGGCTAAAATAACTGTTTTTTTAGAAGGCGTTGCTGCGGGGATATAAATCGCCTTTAGCTTCAATCCATCGTCTGATAGGATTGAGCGTTCTTCTCTTGGTGCTGTTTGGTACCACTCTTTTTGTATTTTCCAAGGATCGTTCTTTTTATCCGATTCTGCTGCTAAAAAATCTTTGTCATTGATTGCAATCGCAACATTATAAAAATACATTCCTGCTCCAAAAAGCGCAATCCCAATAATTACAACTAGACTTCCAAGTATGATGATCATCTTTTTCATTCTCTACCTCTTTTCTTATCTTATTCATTTTATTAAATTTTTCCAAGAGAAGCAAGTCATTTTTACTAAAGAAAAAAAGCCCAACTTTTATCGTTGAGCCTTTTTTCTATCCTTCTGATTCTTGAATTTCTTCATGCAAGTTGGTTTCATCAAATGCTGTTTTTAAAAAGGTTTCATCATGAATTTGAAAGTGTTGTTCTAGTGTTTCAAGCGTTTGAATCTCTAAAACTCCTTTTTCAAGGTTAAAATCTAAAATATGTCCACCAAATTGTCTGTCTTTGTCAATAAAGTGTAAATGAAAACCTGCTACTGTAGCTCCTTGAAATAAATCAGGGGCAAAGAAACCAACAATGGTTCCTTCGACATCTGTTTTAGTATACTCTGGTTGCATACGAGAAGCATTAATAAAACGCTGATACGGTTTTTCTTGTTTTGGAATAATACGCACGTGCATTTTTTTAAAATGTCCTTTGATTTTAATCGCAGAAAACGTATTTAAACTGCTCATTTTTTCTCTTAGGAACGTTTTCACTTCTTCGCTTGTCATTTCATTTTCAAGCAGTTCATATTTTTCTCCTTCAAAGTAGGTTACAGCAGCATATGGGACTAGTTCTTCACCTGAAAGTTTCACAATGGTTCCATCTGATTGAGCTTGAAATGCTTCTCCATCCAAGACAATTAATTCACCATCTAAAACGTCTAACGTCCCAATCCCCATATTTCCATGACTTAATAATTCCTTAATTGAAAAGGTGCCATCATATAATCCTGCCATTAATGTTCCTAATGTTCCATGTTGAAATAATATTTTTTTTGAATTCACAACGTCTTACTTCCTTTCAAACTTTAGCACTTTTAATAGAATTGATCTGGTAAAATCGTTTTTCCAAGTTCTTTATTGTCTTGGTAATCAATCGGAATGTCTACAATAACTGGGCCTTTTGTATCGAAAGCTGCTTTTAAAACACTTTGAAGTTGAGCGGGTTCGTCAACGCGCATACCTACTGCCCCAAAGGCTTCTGCATATTTCACAAAATCAACGGGTCCAAAATCAACACCAGAAGCACGACCATATTTCATTTCTTCTTGAAATTCTACCATATTGTAACGTCCATCATTCCAAATTAAATGCACAATATTTAAGTTTCGGCGAACGGCTGTTTCAAGCTCTTGGGCTGAAAAAAGAAATCCTCCATCACCAGATACTGACACAATCTGTGTGTTTGGTCGAACCAATGCCGCTGAAATAGCCCATGGCAATGCAACCCCTAAAGTTTGCATGCCATTGCTAAATAATAAGTGACGCGGTTGATAGCTTCTAAAATGACGTGCCATCCAGATGTAGTGACTGCCGATATCTACGGTGACTGTCATTTCATCTGTAACAAGCTTTTGAAGTTCTGAAATAACAGCTAAAGGATGCGTGTAGCCTGAATCGTTATTTTCTGGTGGAACATCACGTTCGGCTAATTTTTCTTGTAACGTTGCTAAATATTTTTTTGAATCACTTGCTAATTGATACCCTTTTAAATAAGGCAATAAAAAGTCTAATGTTTGCGCAATATCTCCAATCAATTCTTTTTCAGGTTGGAAATACTGATCAATTTCAGCAGGTGTGTCATCAATGACAATAATTTTAGCGTCCGACTCAGCATTCCAATTTCGTGCTTCATATTCTATTGGATCATAGCCTATCGTAATCACTAAATCACTGCGTTTTAATAACATATCTCCTGGTTGATTTCTAAACAATCCCACTCGTCCAAAAAAGTTCTTTTCAAGATCGTGAGAAATAATTCCTGCTCCTTGAAAAGTTTCTACTACTGGAATTTCAGATACTGCAATAATGTTCCGGATGGCTTGAGTAACTTCCGAACTTGACGCGCGCATACCTAGTAATAAAACTGGTAGTTTAGCTTCTTTAATTCGTTGAGAAAGCAACGTGATTTCTACTGGACTTGCAGGTCCTAATTTAGGCGCTTGTAAGGGCATAATAGTAGCGTTTTTTATTGGTGAGTCAATGACGTCTTGAGGGATACTTACAAAACTTGCGCCTTGTTTTGAACTTCTAGCTGCACGATACGCATTTGACATCACCTCAGAAATATTTTCTGGTTCTTGGATTTCAGCACTGTATTTTGTAATTGGCTCAAACAACGCAGCATTATCCATACTTTGATGTGTCAGTTTTAGCAAATCAGCTCGTTTCACTTGTCCTCCAATTGCAAGAACTGGATCTCCTTCAGCAGTTGCAGTGACTAATCCAGTTGCCAAATTACTTGCTCCTGGTCCACTGGTTGCAATTACAACGCCAGGTTTGCCTGTTAATCGTCCAATTCCAGCAGCCATAAATGCAGCATTTTGTTCATGACGAGCGACAATTAATTCAGGTCCTCTATCTAATAAACTGTCAAAAACACGGTCAATTTTTGCTCCTGGAATTCCAAAAACATACTCGACTTCGTGATTAATTAAACTATCGACAACAGCGTCTCCACCATATTTTATTTTTTCTGACATATTTAATTCCTCCACCTATCTCATTTAACTTTATCTATTCACATTATATAATGATAGCATAAGAAATAAATTTTACAACTAATTGAAACAGTCTTTCTTTCACTTATAAAATAACAAAACAAAAATATAAAAGCTAGAAAAAACAAGAATCAATATCTATCAACACTTAAAACGGTTACAACCATTGGTGGCTATTTCTTTGCTTGATTGACTCCTTTTATAAAGATAATAAAAAAACACAATCTTGTATTTCTATAACCTCCATCTATTTTACTTCATTTTGTCGAATAAAAAAGAAGTGTCCCTTATAAAGGAATCACTTCTTTTGATTGAATTCAAAAATTATAGTTTTACAACGTTAGCTGCTTGTGCGCCACGATTTCCTTCAACGATTTCGAATTCTACTGGTTGGCCTTCTTCAAGTGATTTAAAACCGTCACCTGTGATTGCGCTAAAATGTACGAATACATCTTCTCCGCCTTCTACTTCGATAAAGCCAAAACCTTTTTCACTGTTAAACCATTTTACTGTACCTTTTTCCATCTGTCCGTGACCTCCATTTATCTCTTTTTGCAATAGATTTCTTTGATAAAAAGTCCAAGTTTAGCTGTTTCTAGTTACTAAAAAGAAACAAGCCATTCAAGACCTCTTGAATTCAAACTCTTTTCGCCATTATAAAAGTAAACCCATCACAAATTCATTATAGCTCAATATTTTTTCTTATGCAAGGGTTTTACACGCTGGTTTAATAACCTTTTTAATATATTTTCAGTTCTTTTTTAAAACGTTTTGAGCCTCTTTGATAAATTCTTGATACGCATCGTTTTCATTTAAAATCATTAATTGGCTATTACTAAAATCACCTTTTTGTGCATCTGATAACGATAATGTGATTTTTTGTAAATAAGTAGCATTTCCAATTAATTCCATCCAATAATTGTCTTCATTGTCTTGATGAACAATCGTTTGAACCATTCCACCTGGATTGAAAACTTGAATTTTTTGATCAAATGACCCCTCTTTTAGTAAAACATACATCAGACTGCTAGCAGACATCGCTGTTCCACAAGCATTTGTAAAACCAACGCCACGCTCATAAGTTTTCACAAAAATTTGATCTTTTCCTAATACTTCAACAAAACTAACATTTACGCCATCAATAAAATAAGGGTTTTCTCCATTAACGAATCGGGCTATTTCTTCAAGTAAAGGACTCTCCATTGTTTCATGGTCAACAAAACTAATTAAATGTGGATTTGGAACCGCCACTGCTGAAAATAACAGCTTTGAATCTAGCTCTTTAAATGGCTGATTGATTAACGTTTCTCCTTTGCCAATTAAAGGCAGTGTCGAAGTTTGAAAAGATACAGGTGAAATTTCTACTTGATAAGTTGCAACATCATGCCCAATTTCAGTGGTTTTTTGAACTAATAAATTGGCATGCATCGTTTCTACATGAAAGTAATCTAATTGCTCTTTTTCTGCAAGGTAACGGGCCACCGTTCTTAACCCATTGCCACACATACTCGCTTCACTACCGTCACTATTGATTACACGCATTTTAGCAACTGCTTCAGGCTGTGAGCTTTTAGTGATGAATAGAATTCCATCTGCTCCATTCAATAAACCTGTTTCACGATTCGTTAAGGTTGTTGTTACTTTTACTAGTTCTGCTTCTGTTAAAGGTCTTTCTAAAATTGTTTCATCAAGAATGAAAAAACTATTTTCTGAACCGTGAACTTTTATCAGGTCAAGTTCCATCAAAACCACTCCTCTATGTCCATTTTAATAACATTATCTTATCATAAAAACGATTAGTTGACTATTTACTTCATTGAGTAAAAAAACCGAATCTTAATTTCTAAGATTCGGTTTAATTGACTTTACTCCGCTTCTTCTGGTAAAAGAGCTGCTGGATAATGTTCTTCGACAATTGTAGCACAACGATCACACAAGTTTGGAGCATCTGGATGACTGCCAACGTCATGTTTCACTCCACGACATCGCTCACACGTTTCTCCTTCAGCTTTTTCAATCAGAATCGCTACTGAATCAAATTGCAATGCATTTTCAGGTGCTGTTTCTTTCATGCCTTTTACTTCTAAATCAGACACAATAAACAGTTGAGCAAGATTGCTATCTAAAGCAGCAATCAACGCTTTCGTTTGCTCATTTGGATAAAGCACTAATTTTGCTTCAAAGGATTTTCCAATTTTCTTTTCATTACGCGCTTCTTCTAGTGCTTTTTGAACGTCATTTCTTAAGTCCATAAAGGCTTCCCACATATCCACTAATTCTTCTTCATTTGGATAATGAGTCACTTCTGGCATTTCTGATAATTGAACATAGTCTTCTTCCTCGTTTAAGAAATCCCAAACCTCTTCGGCTGTATGAGGTAAAATTGGTGTCAATAATTTTGTTAATGTTACCAATACTTCATAGAAAACAGTTTGCATTGCACGACGCTCATAAGCATCTGCCGCTTCAATATAAACAACATCTTTAGCAAAGTCTAGATAAAATTGTGATAGGTCAACCGTACAGAAGTTGTTGATTAATTGATAAATTGTAGAGAATTCATATTTTTCATAGCTTTCTTCTACTTTTCCAATTAATTGATTTAGTCGAATCATTAAATATTTATCTACTGAACGCAAGTTGTTATAGTCAACTGCATCTGCTTTTTGATCAAAATCAGATGTATTTGCCAATAGAAAACGTAACGTATTACGGATTTTACGATAAACTTCTGAAACTTGTTTTAAGATTTCATCACTTACTCGGACATCTGCTTGCGTATCAACACTAGCTACCCATAAACGAATAATATCTGCGCCCATTTGTTTCACAACTTTTTCAGGTAAAATCGTATTTCCGATTGATTTACTCATCTTGCGACCTTCACCATCTAATACCATCCCTTGAGAAAGAACCGTTTTGTATGGTGC carries:
- the alsS gene encoding acetolactate synthase AlsS, translated to MSEKIKYGGDAVVDSLINHEVEYVFGIPGAKIDRVFDSLLDRGPELIVARHEQNAAFMAAGIGRLTGKPGVVIATSGPGASNLATGLVTATAEGDPVLAIGGQVKRADLLKLTHQSMDNAALFEPITKYSAEIQEPENISEVMSNAYRAARSSKQGASFVSIPQDVIDSPIKNATIMPLQAPKLGPASPVEITLLSQRIKEAKLPVLLLGMRASSSEVTQAIRNIIAVSEIPVVETFQGAGIISHDLEKNFFGRVGLFRNQPGDMLLKRSDLVITIGYDPIEYEARNWNAESDAKIIVIDDTPAEIDQYFQPEKELIGDIAQTLDFLLPYLKGYQLASDSKKYLATLQEKLAERDVPPENNDSGYTHPLAVISELQKLVTDEMTVTVDIGSHYIWMARHFRSYQPRHLLFSNGMQTLGVALPWAISAALVRPNTQIVSVSGDGGFLFSAQELETAVRRNLNIVHLIWNDGRYNMVEFQEEMKYGRASGVDFGPVDFVKYAEAFGAVGMRVDEPAQLQSVLKAAFDTKGPVIVDIPIDYQDNKELGKTILPDQFY
- the dapF gene encoding diaminopimelate epimerase; translation: MELDLIKVHGSENSFFILDETILERPLTEAELVKVTTTLTNRETGLLNGADGILFITKSSQPEAVAKMRVINSDGSEASMCGNGLRTVARYLAEKEQLDYFHVETMHANLLVQKTTEIGHDVATYQVEISPVSFQTSTLPLIGKGETLINQPFKELDSKLLFSAVAVPNPHLISFVDHETMESPLLEEIARFVNGENPYFIDGVNVSFVEVLGKDQIFVKTYERGVGFTNACGTAMSASSLMYVLLKEGSFDQKIQVFNPGGMVQTIVHQDNEDNYWMELIGNATYLQKITLSLSDAQKGDFSNSQLMILNENDAYQEFIKEAQNVLKKN
- the budA gene encoding acetolactate decarboxylase translates to MNSKKILFQHGTLGTLMAGLYDGTFSIKELLSHGNMGIGTLDVLDGELIVLDGEAFQAQSDGTIVKLSGEELVPYAAVTYFEGEKYELLENEMTSEEVKTFLREKMSSLNTFSAIKIKGHFKKMHVRIIPKQEKPYQRFINASRMQPEYTKTDVEGTIVGFFAPDLFQGATVAGFHLHFIDKDRQFGGHILDFNLEKGVLEIQTLETLEQHFQIHDETFLKTAFDETNLHEEIQESEG
- the cspD gene encoding cold-shock protein CspD, with the translated sequence MEKGTVKWFNSEKGFGFIEVEGGEDVFVHFSAITGDGFKSLEEGQPVEFEIVEGNRGAQAANVVKL